In bacterium, the DNA window ACATGGTCGATAAAAACCGCCCGGTGGGACCAGGGGCGTTGACTAAACTCTTTACGGATGGAATCAGCAGAAACTCCACCCTGTCCTATGAAAAGAAAGCATAGTTCCGCATGATTCAGCAGCAAATTTTCCGTGATGCGTCGCAGTGCGGCGGCATCGTGCCAGTAATGGAAAGAACCCATGAACCCACAGACGACGGAGGTCTGAGGAATCCCGAGATCCTGGCGCAATCGGGTGGCCGGGACCGTAACGGCGCGTACGTCAGCGGCATTGGTGATCACGGCTATTTTTTCCTGCCGGCCCAACAACTGAATATAATAATCGCGGGTTACATTAGACTGCACAAAAATTTTTTGCGCCAGATGGAAATTATATCGCTCAAAAGCCATGAGACAAAATCGATTGAGTTTCCGTTCCTGATTATGAAACTCGAGCCACTCAAAAGACATCGCCCCATCCGCCTCCAGGACGAAAGGGATATGATGGCGCCTGCAGAGAAGCGCCGTGGATATCTTGTAGGCATCTAGCCTGGCGATGACGACATCCGGCCTGATCCGCTTGATCGCTTTTGCTTCGCGCCGGTATTCGGTTATATTCTTCAATATCTCTTTTGGGGTGAAGAGCATTCGCTTTAAAATAACGGGGCCGGTCATCCGGTTCTTCGGCCGCCGCGACCCTGCAGGCCGTGCTTCCCCATACCGCCATTGGTATGTGACGGCGTGGCCAAGCGCCTCGAGGTGACTGAGCAGTTCTTTAGCTTTGATGGTTGAGCCGATCGAGCTGCCATGGAGATCAGCCATAAAATTAAAATACAGTATTCTCAAATTTCCAGTTCCCAGTTAGGTAACATCGACGCAGAGAGCGGATTTCTCTCGAGCTTGCAGGACCTGCAGAACAAGTTAGATAAAAGCTTCTGCATCGCGGTTTATGCAGCAGTTGCGGTGCCGAAGGCGTACCTCGATTCAGCGCTTATTACAAGCGGCCTTGGATGTTTTTTCAGCGACGCACCGCAGTCACGTTGGAGATTGGCTCAGCAGAAACCAGCAGGCGCAGCGACCTCACTGAATGAAGATGCGACTGACATCAAGAGCATGGAACCTGAACACCCACGCCTATCCGGAGGAGCGGCAGAATGGACCATGGTATGCGCTCTTGAACAGCGCCGGTTCAGCATATCGTTTTATAATTTTTCAAACAGACAAAGTCGTGCACAGGTCCCGGCGAACCAAGTCTCTGATGCGCTCGTTTCACTTGGCGGCGGCAATGATACGCACCAACTCCAGGCTGGTCTGGTCGAACATGTA includes these proteins:
- a CDS encoding glycosyltransferase family 4 protein: MRILYFNFMADLHGSSIGSTIKAKELLSHLEALGHAVTYQWRYGEARPAGSRRPKNRMTGPVILKRMLFTPKEILKNITEYRREAKAIKRIRPDVVIARLDAYKISTALLCRRHHIPFVLEADGAMSFEWLEFHNQERKLNRFCLMAFERYNFHLAQKIFVQSNVTRDYYIQLLGRQEKIAVITNAADVRAVTVPATRLRQDLGIPQTSVVCGFMGSFHYWHDAAALRRITENLLLNHAELCFLFIGQGGVSADSIRKEFSQRPWSHRAVFIDHVPHDQIQNYINIFDIALAPYMRQRLFYYSPVKIFEYMAYGKAVVTAPFGQVEELIQDRENGLFYNPDQEGDLETKVTELVLKPDLRFRLGAKAKELIAGAHTWSHKAKQLETLCWEVCRNANQTKP